One region of Megalopta genalis isolate 19385.01 chromosome 15, iyMegGena1_principal, whole genome shotgun sequence genomic DNA includes:
- the DZIP1 gene encoding DAZ interacting zinc finger protein 1, with protein MAFSFRVGTKWCHDFPKLARESGFYFKMHKSRIRVDWNRISNIDIDRIIRDRDFYVIDDNINSVIDYSLESEYDVKILDPSFVKLFQLAQLAVEYLLYCKEYLDHSVVILKDELRSKIEENVKLKKEVETLEEVIKHLKEKAKDRSKLIETKLGDSSGEIFKCPHCPKAFISSMFLSGHILKRHAYMSDMCMTSSPIHDHYRSETEKLHNEIKNLKERLNETEKVIRNESEKVSEKKKVIDYDRRLSESGVENIKYDNKPEENQGYKEYQEEIRSLKTMFFDEIHNLRQKEKILSEKTTETNVRTLMNQQEKEFQKLRNQLFERLTPDIESVQTKLQAQENYWKSKIEQLETQHHKDVERLTMELKQTQKTADNIRTEYESKVNDLERQTANQSNMLTEQSKQIHSLSNELSISQFNEKNRYSEELSGGYDQSTMSNQFRINVKESEKRDFKQADRVDMETEQIIVEDFEDTLSPQLQRKVIPVIPQNKFLKTVQPVPSENKEITYEDKTGVKQKNTKLMKYEKVDDKKIAGKDLKGSTSSDESLSEDSESEKVINNDIKHKNQNKKDQFIIKSELNDSGTKKLEDMFDRSICNRFLSSTKNSKQSEMPKEDLSSEMDSELVTSDSTTQSESESITVVNNKSPVNNRRSSPLHSKAKKTMQHNVSLTKLRANLLDTFEQKLRDVGIDPEWQGIPKATFKQKMDILKHHQKIATKRIPKYHEIKSKAIEKILKEISKEGKSTEHFKHSKKAILAKFERNAKSTPIKALKDKKNSESPVSTLQTQDIPKSYSSLESDESIRNESENELLSIKSSKISSYENMEQPVKVSSSFIKSEDNTLQLQDCLSRRRALFESEQNQRRDSKNMLDVSSIQNEDIDNSNMHLESQNISISPKHSKSVLKSANGSSNSLIKKKVNFDLADEIDSKPSLNYGNKKDQVNERSWDILSVFDDQRHLSDRESSKNTSNIVLKTTQSDKIAKISRKLEEQLSLVRQKPVGSVETIFSSKYMQDKQNQDNDTQQMSISSSISSFVDSSIKVSTSGSKLNDLIPRPAPRNLKEKSSNTLYVESITDISDLDAQINDILKLE; from the exons atggcatttTCATTTCGCGTTGGCACCAAATGGTGTCATGATTTTCCAAAGTTGGCCAGGGAATCTGGATTCTATTTTAAAATGCACAAATCCAGAATTAGAGTAGACTGGAATCGTATAA GTAACATAGACATAGATCGCATTATAAGAGACAGAGATTTTTATGTGATTGATGATAATATAAACAGTGTAATAGATTATTCCTTAGAAAGTGAATACGACGTTAAGATTTTGGATCCTAGTTTTGTAAAACTCTTCCAGCTTGCACAATTAGCTGttgaatatttattgtattgCAAAGAATATTTAGATCACAGTGTAGTAATATTGAAAGATGAACTGAGATCAAAGATAGAAGAGaatgtaaaattaaagaaagaagTTGAAACTTTAGAGGAAGTGATAAAGCACTTGAAAGAAAAGGCAAAGGATAGGAGTAAGTTAATAGAAACTAAGCTTGGAGATAGTAGTGGTGAAATTTTTAAG TGCCCACACTGCCCAAAAGCATTCATATCTTCAATGTTTTTAAGTGGTCACATCTTAAAAAGACATGCATATATGTCTGACATGTGCATGACTTCATCTCCTATACATGATCATTATCGTAGTGAAACAGAAAAATTACACAATGAGATCAAAAACTTAAAAGAAAGACTGAATGAGACAGAGAAGGTAATAAGAAACGAATCTGAAAAGGTTTCTGAGAAGAAAAAAGTTATAGACTATGATAGAAGACTATCTGAAAGTGGagttgaaaatattaaatatgataATAAACCTGAAGAAAATCAAGGGTATAAGGAATACCAAGAAGAAATAAGAAGTTTGAAAACTATGTTCTTTGATGAAATACAT AACTTAAGACAGAAAGAGAAGATACTTTCTGAGAAAACAACAGAAACAAATGTTCGTACACTGATGAATCAGCaagaaaaagaatttcaaaaacTACGAAATCAGTTGTTTGAAAGA TTAACTCCAGATATAGAAAGTGTGCAAACAAAATTACAGGCACAGGAAAATTATTGGAAATCCAAGATTGAACAGCTAGAAACTCAACATCATAAAGATGTTGAGAGACTCACAATGGAATTAAAACAgacacaaaaaacagctgatAATATAAGAACTGAGTATGAGTCTAAAGTCAACGATTTAGAACGTCAAACTGCGAATCAATCGAATATGTTAACTGAACAAAGCAAACAAATACATTCTTTGTCGAATGAACTAAGTATTTCACAATTCAATGAAAAAAATAGATATTCTGAAGAGTTATCAGGTGGATATGATCAATCTACAATGTCCAATCAATTCAGAATAAATGTAAAAGAATcagaaaaacgtgatttcaaACAGGCAGATCGTGTAGATATGGAAACAGAGCAAATAATTGTAGAAGACTTTGAAGATACATTAAGTCCACAGTTGCAAAGAAAAGTAATTCCAGTAATACCACAAAATAAATTTCTAAAAACTGTTCAGCCAGTGCCATCTGAAAACAAAGAGATTACATATGAAGACAAAACAGgtgttaaacaaaaaaatacaaaattaatgaaatacGAAAAAGTAGATGATAAGAAGATCGCGGGTAAAGATTTAAAAGGTTCTACTTCAAGCGATGAATCGCTGTCTGAAGACTCTGAATCAGAAAAAGTAATTAATAATGACATAAAGCACAAAAACCAAAACAAAAAAGATCAGTTTATTATAAAATCCGAGTTGAATGATTCTGGAACGAAAAAATTGGAAGATATGTTTGACAGAAGTAtatgtaatagatttttatctAGCACAAAAAATAGTAAACAATCAGAAATGCCAAAAGAAGATCTAAGTTCTGAAATGGATTCAGAGTTAGTCACTTCTGATTCAACAACACAATCTGAATCAGAAAGTATTACTGTGGTTAACAATAAATCTCCAGTAAATAATCGTAGATCAAGTCCTCTTCATTCGAAAGCTAAAAAGACAATGCAACATAATGTGTCCCTTACAAAATTGAGGGCAAATTTACTAGATACATTTGAACAAAAGTTAAGAGATGTAGGAATAGATCCGGAATGGCAAGGAATACCAAAGGCtacatttaaacaaaaaatgGATATTTTGAAACATCATCAAAAGATTGCAACGAAA AGAATACCAAAATATCATGAAATTAAATCGAAAGCAATTGAGAAAATTCTCAAGGAAATCTCTAAGGAAGGAAAAAGCACAGAACATTTTAAACAttcgaaaaaagcgattttagCTAAATTCGAACGTAACGCTAAATCAACACCAATAAAGGCATTAAAGGATAAGAAAAATTctg AATCTCCTGTTTCTACTTTACAAACACAGGATATTCCAAAATCATATTCTTCTCTAGAAAGTGATGAGTCTATTAGAAATGAAAGTGAAAATGAATTATTGTCTATAAAATCTTCAAAGATTTCAAGTTACGAAAACATGGAACAGCCAGTAAAAGTATCTTCAAGTTTTATAAAATCAGAAGACAATACTCTGCAACTACAAGATTGTTTGAGTAGAAGAAGAGCTCTGTTTGAGTCTGAACAGAATCAAAGAAGAGACAGTAAAAATATGTTAGACGTCAGTTCCATTCAAAATGAAGATATCGATAATTCGAATATGCACCTAGAGTCACAAAACATTTCTATATCTCCAAAACATAGTAAAAGTGTTTTGAAATCTGCAAACGGATCATCAAATagtttaataaaaaagaaagttaATTTCGATTTGGCAGATGAAATAGACTCAAAACCTTCGCTAAATTATGGTAATAAAAAAGACCAGGTAAATGAGAGAAGCTGGGATATCTTAAG TGTTTTTGATGATCAAAGACACTTATCAGACAGAGAAAGCTCCAAGAACACAAGTAATATAGTGCTGAAAACGACCCAAAGTGATAAAATTGCTAAAATATCAAGAAAACTTGAAGAACAG tTAAGCTTGGTAAGACAAAAGCCTGTCGGATCAgtcgaaacaatattttcttcaaaatatatgCAAGATAAACAAAATCAAGATAATGATACTCAACAAATGAGTATTTCTTCAAGTATAAGTTCATTTGTAGACAGTTCAATTAAAGTGTCAACATCTGGTtctaaattaaatgatttaatacCGCGACCAGCTCCAcgtaatttaaaagaaaaatcatCTAACACATTATATGTGGAATCAATAACAGACATTTCAGATTTAGATGCTCAAATTAACGACAtcttaaaattagaataa